Proteins from a genomic interval of Desulfovibrio piger:
- the panC gene encoding pantoate--beta-alanine ligase has product MQIFTNPQDLAAQCRSWHAAGEDIALVPTMGYYHAGHEALMDQGRGLAKRLVVSLFVNPTQFGPNEDLSAYPRDIERDTQIAAAHGADAIFIPEPASMYAEDHATWVEVPDLSRIMCGLSRPTHFRGVCTVVLKLFMITQADVAVFGQKDWQQQAILRRMVRDLNVPVRIETCPIVREEDGLALSSRNVYLTEEERRQAPWIHRGLQLARDMAQKGQTHAKILREAALCTWADHLPLGRLDYLSVVDPVSMEPLDTVDGPALMACAIRMGKARLIDNILLRD; this is encoded by the coding sequence ATGCAGATATTCACCAATCCCCAAGATCTGGCGGCCCAGTGCCGCTCCTGGCACGCGGCCGGCGAGGACATCGCCCTTGTGCCCACCATGGGCTATTACCATGCCGGTCACGAGGCGCTCATGGACCAGGGCCGCGGCCTTGCCAAGCGTCTTGTGGTCAGCCTTTTCGTCAACCCCACCCAGTTCGGCCCCAATGAAGACCTTTCCGCCTATCCGCGCGACATCGAGCGCGATACGCAGATCGCCGCCGCCCACGGCGCGGACGCCATCTTCATCCCCGAACCCGCGTCCATGTATGCGGAAGACCACGCCACCTGGGTGGAAGTGCCGGACCTTTCCCGCATCATGTGCGGCCTGAGCCGGCCGACCCATTTTCGCGGTGTCTGCACGGTGGTGCTGAAGCTGTTCATGATCACCCAGGCCGACGTGGCCGTCTTCGGCCAGAAGGACTGGCAGCAGCAGGCCATCCTGCGCCGCATGGTGCGCGACCTCAACGTGCCGGTGCGCATCGAGACCTGTCCCATCGTGCGTGAGGAAGACGGCCTGGCCCTCTCCTCCCGCAACGTCTACCTCACCGAGGAAGAACGCCGCCAGGCCCCCTGGATCCATCGCGGCCTGCAGCTGGCCCGCGACATGGCCCAGAAGGGACAGACCCACGCCAAGATCCTGCGTGAGGCCGCCCTCTGCACCTGGGCGGACCACCTGCCCCTGGGCCGTCTGGACTACCTCAGCGTGGTGGACCCCGTGTCCATGGAGCCCCTGGACACCGTGGATGGCCCGGCCCTCATGGCCTGTGCCATCCGCATGGGCAAGGCCCGCCTGATCGACAATATCCTGCTCAGGGACTAG